One stretch of Punica granatum isolate Tunisia-2019 chromosome 5, ASM765513v2, whole genome shotgun sequence DNA includes these proteins:
- the LOC116207513 gene encoding autophagy-related protein 8i-like, producing MGKITIKSFKEEFPLDKRVEESKSVIVKYPDRVPVIIERYSRTDLPEMEKKKFLVPRDMSVGQFIHLLSSRLHIAPGKALFVFVKNTLPSTASRMDSIYQSFRDEDGFLYMCYSTEKTFG from the exons ATGGGGAAGATTACGATCAAGTCCTTCAAGGAAGAGTTCCCCTTGG ACAAGCGTGTTGAAGAATCCAAGAGCGTAATCGTCAAATACCCAGATCGTGTTCCT GTGATCATTGAAAGATATTCAAGGACCGACCTGCCTgagatggaaaagaaaaa ATTTCTGGTCCCTCGGGATATGTCTGTTGGTCAGTTCATCCACCTGTTAAGTAGCAGGCTGCACATAGCTCCTGGAAAAGCCCTCTTCGTGTTCGTGAAGAATACCTTGCCATCGACTG CGAGCAGAATGGATTCGATCTACCAGTCCTTCAGGGACGAAGATGGGTTTCTGTACATGTGCTATAGCACTGAGAAGACCTTTGGCTAA